A region from the Nostoc sp. HK-01 genome encodes:
- a CDS encoding ferredoxin thioredoxin reductase, alpha chain, whose protein sequence is MLVEPQKLGVNVLMKVGDRVRVNQSVVVYHHPEHRSQAFDLKGSEGEIVDIVTQWQDRPVSANLPVLVQFSKKFKAHLRENELEII, encoded by the coding sequence ATGCTTGTAGAACCGCAAAAGCTAGGTGTAAATGTTCTTATGAAAGTTGGCGATCGCGTCCGTGTTAATCAATCGGTAGTAGTCTACCATCATCCTGAACATCGCTCTCAAGCTTTTGACCTCAAAGGCTCAGAAGGCGAAATTGTGGATATTGTGACTCAATGGCAAGATAGACCTGTAAGTGCTAACTTGCCAGTATTAGTTCAGTTTAGTAAAAAATTTAAAGCCCACTTGCGCGAGAATGAGTTAGAAATTATCTAA